Proteins encoded within one genomic window of Bradyrhizobium sp. 186:
- a CDS encoding putative hydro-lyase: protein MTVLVAAQQTETPDVLPSRRARLAYRGGQVGSTAGVAPGFVQGNLAILPAEYASAFHRFCQLNPKPCPIIGMSDVGSPHIPSLGADLDIRTDVPRYRVWRDGEVVDEPTDVTGYWRDDLVTFVLGCSFSFEEALLDEGMPIRHIEQNVRVPMYRTNIACGESGPFAGPMVVSMRPFKAADAIRAVQITSRYPAVHGAPVHLGHPHLIGIKDIAKPDYGDPVPVADDEIPVFWACGVTPQSVINAAKLPFAITHSPGLMLVTDLKNRNMAVI from the coding sequence ATGACTGTTTTGGTGGCAGCGCAGCAAACTGAAACGCCCGACGTCCTCCCGAGCCGCCGGGCGCGGCTCGCCTATCGCGGCGGCCAGGTCGGCTCTACCGCGGGTGTCGCCCCCGGCTTCGTGCAGGGCAACCTGGCGATCCTGCCGGCGGAATATGCCAGCGCCTTTCATCGCTTCTGCCAGCTCAATCCGAAACCGTGCCCGATCATCGGCATGTCCGATGTCGGCAGTCCGCACATTCCCTCGCTCGGCGCCGATCTCGACATCCGCACCGACGTGCCGCGCTACCGTGTTTGGCGCGACGGCGAAGTGGTCGACGAGCCGACCGACGTGACCGGCTATTGGCGCGACGATCTCGTGACCTTCGTGCTCGGGTGCTCGTTCTCGTTCGAAGAGGCTCTGCTCGACGAGGGCATGCCGATCCGCCACATCGAGCAGAACGTGCGTGTGCCGATGTACCGCACCAACATCGCGTGCGGCGAGTCCGGTCCATTCGCCGGCCCGATGGTGGTGTCGATGCGCCCTTTCAAGGCGGCGGATGCGATCCGCGCTGTGCAGATCACCTCGCGCTATCCCGCCGTGCATGGCGCGCCCGTGCATCTCGGCCATCCGCATCTGATCGGTATCAAGGACATCGCCAAGCCCGACTACGGTGATCCCGTGCCTGTCGCCGACGACGAGATCCCGGTGTTCTGGGCCTGCGGCGTCACGCCGCAATCGGTGATCAATGCCGCCAAGCTGCCGTTCGCGATCACGCATTCGCCGGGCTTGATGCTGGTGACGGATCTCAAGAACAGGAACATGGCCGTGATTTAG
- a CDS encoding LysR family transcriptional regulator encodes MLDFRSIETFLWVVKLGSFRGAAARLNTTQPAISQRIAQLEREMGVKLLNRDHRAASPTPSGRQMMVYAEKLIGLRAAMIAEIGDRSAMRGVMRLGVAETIVHTWLPRLVKSMNEIYPNLSLEIEVDITPNLTARLLAQEIELAFVVGPLSASGVHNRVLADYPIGFLASPSLGLGNGPVTRAELARFPIITFPRKTRPYEVVREVFDRPELPPIRLHASASLATVIHMAVEGLGVAVIPDAIVENELADGRLQLLDTDLEIAPLTFTASWLASPDVVAVERVAELARQIAQSSLAVDEPALARH; translated from the coding sequence ATGCTGGACTTCAGGTCGATCGAGACGTTCCTCTGGGTTGTGAAGCTCGGCAGCTTCCGCGGCGCCGCGGCACGGCTCAACACGACCCAGCCCGCGATCTCCCAGCGCATCGCCCAGCTGGAGCGCGAGATGGGGGTGAAGCTCCTCAACCGCGACCATCGGGCGGCCTCGCCGACGCCGAGCGGGCGGCAGATGATGGTCTATGCGGAAAAGCTGATCGGCCTGCGCGCCGCAATGATAGCCGAGATCGGCGATCGCTCCGCGATGCGCGGCGTGATGCGCCTCGGCGTCGCCGAGACCATCGTGCACACCTGGCTGCCGCGGCTGGTCAAGAGCATGAACGAAATCTATCCGAACCTGTCGCTGGAGATCGAGGTCGACATCACACCGAACCTCACCGCGCGCCTGCTCGCGCAGGAGATCGAGCTTGCCTTCGTGGTGGGCCCACTGTCCGCCTCCGGCGTGCACAACCGCGTGCTCGCCGATTATCCGATCGGCTTTCTCGCAAGCCCGTCGCTCGGGCTCGGCAACGGCCCGGTGACGCGGGCGGAGCTCGCGCGGTTTCCGATCATCACCTTCCCGCGCAAGACCAGGCCCTACGAAGTCGTGCGCGAGGTGTTCGACCGGCCGGAGCTGCCGCCGATCCGGCTGCACGCCTCCGCATCGCTCGCCACCGTCATCCACATGGCGGTCGAAGGGCTCGGCGTTGCCGTAATCCCCGATGCCATCGTCGAGAACGAGCTCGCGGACGGGCGGCTGCAACTGCTCGACACCGATCTCGAAATCGCGCCGCTGACATTCACGGCGAGCTGGCTCGCCTCGCCGGATGTCGTGGCGGTGGAGCGCGTCGCCGAGCTTGCACGGCAGATTGCGCAGAGCAGCCTCGCGGTTGACGAGCCCGCGCTGGCGCGTCATTGA
- a CDS encoding Zn-dependent hydrolase has protein sequence MSRAATNLQIDSARLWGSIHDTAQFGATQKGGVRRLTLSSEDKQVRDWFRRACEDAGLDVHVDALGSQFGLRKGRDMSKPPVGIGSHLDTQPTGGKYDGILGTLGALEVIRTLNDAGIETEAPICVVNWTNEEGSRFAPAMMASAAYVGDFTTDDILSRKDAEGTTVGQALDGIGYRGDKPVGFQKLGCFVELHIEQGPILEAEGKTIGVVDSGQGVLWYDGKISGFESHAGSTPMPLRRDALATLSEIVLAMETIAKKHGPKAVGTIGEAVIANPSRNVIPGEIAFTMDCRSADGAIMDALDRDLRAAIAEIAARRKVEVKIDLVWRKPPTHFDAKLIAAVENAAKTLGYSSRRITSGAGHDACNLNTIMPAAMVFVPCKDGISHNELEDATQPDCAAGANVLMHTVLAIAGVAS, from the coding sequence ATGAGCCGAGCCGCCACCAACCTGCAAATCGATTCCGCCCGCCTCTGGGGCTCCATCCATGACACCGCGCAATTCGGCGCGACACAAAAAGGCGGCGTGCGACGGCTGACGCTGAGTTCCGAAGACAAGCAGGTGCGCGACTGGTTCCGTAGGGCATGCGAGGACGCCGGCCTCGATGTGCATGTCGATGCGCTCGGCTCTCAGTTCGGCCTGCGCAAGGGACGGGACATGTCGAAGCCGCCTGTCGGCATCGGCTCGCATCTCGATACGCAGCCGACCGGGGGCAAGTATGACGGCATCCTGGGAACACTTGGCGCGCTCGAAGTGATCCGCACGCTGAACGATGCCGGCATCGAGACCGAGGCGCCGATCTGCGTCGTCAACTGGACCAACGAGGAAGGCTCGCGCTTCGCGCCGGCGATGATGGCCTCCGCCGCCTATGTCGGCGATTTCACCACCGACGATATCCTGTCGCGCAAGGACGCCGAGGGCACGACCGTCGGCCAGGCGCTCGACGGCATCGGGTATCGCGGCGACAAGCCGGTCGGCTTCCAGAAGCTCGGCTGCTTCGTCGAGCTGCACATCGAGCAAGGTCCGATCCTCGAAGCCGAGGGTAAGACCATCGGCGTGGTCGATTCCGGCCAGGGCGTGTTGTGGTACGACGGCAAGATTTCCGGCTTCGAGAGCCATGCGGGCTCGACGCCGATGCCGCTGCGGCGCGATGCGCTGGCGACACTGTCGGAGATCGTGCTGGCGATGGAGACCATCGCGAAGAAGCACGGGCCGAAGGCGGTCGGCACCATCGGCGAAGCCGTCATCGCAAACCCCTCGCGCAACGTCATTCCCGGCGAGATCGCCTTCACCATGGATTGCCGCAGCGCCGATGGCGCGATCATGGATGCGCTCGATCGCGATTTGCGCGCCGCGATTGCCGAGATCGCCGCGCGCCGCAAGGTCGAGGTGAAGATCGACCTGGTCTGGCGCAAGCCGCCGACGCACTTTGATGCCAAACTCATTGCAGCCGTCGAGAACGCGGCGAAGACGCTCGGCTATTCCTCTCGCCGCATCACCTCCGGCGCCGGCCACGACGCCTGCAACCTCAACACCATCATGCCGGCGGCGATGGTGTTCGTGCCCTGCAAGGACGGCATCAGCCACAACGAGCTGGAAGACGCCACACAGCCCGACTGCGCCGCGGGCGCCAACGTGCTGATGCATACGGTGCTGGCGATCGCCGGCGTCGCGTCCTGA
- a CDS encoding NAD(P)-dependent oxidoreductase — translation MRGVFADANEALAVIMERLGKPGDPKVRIHRDPDIKPEQYPEILDGAEIAIVDHTALPTEIAKKCQGLKHVVFLGTGARSYMNPEELAELGISVHLIKGYGDTAVAESAIALMWASARVVAMMDREMRAGNWLREDGMQLTGKTLGLIGFGGIAAEVARIASGSGMKVIAWNRSPKSYPGVEFTDLNTVLATSDVVSLHLLLNDETRGMITREQIAKMKPGVILINTARAAVVDEQAMIDALKSGHIRHAGLDVFNIEPLPGDHPLTKLPNVTLSAHSAFRTPEASENLIEAAWEHCRRIVKG, via the coding sequence ATGCGGGGAGTTTTCGCCGACGCCAATGAAGCTCTCGCCGTGATCATGGAGCGGCTGGGGAAGCCGGGCGATCCCAAGGTGCGGATCCACCGCGATCCCGATATCAAGCCAGAACAATACCCTGAAATCCTCGACGGCGCCGAGATCGCGATCGTCGATCACACCGCGCTGCCGACCGAAATTGCGAAAAAGTGCCAGGGCCTGAAGCACGTCGTGTTCCTCGGCACCGGCGCACGCAGCTACATGAATCCGGAGGAGCTGGCCGAGCTCGGCATCTCCGTGCATCTGATCAAGGGCTATGGCGACACGGCCGTGGCGGAATCCGCAATCGCGCTGATGTGGGCCTCCGCGCGCGTCGTTGCGATGATGGACCGCGAGATGCGCGCCGGCAATTGGCTGCGCGAGGACGGCATGCAGCTCACCGGCAAGACGCTCGGCCTCATAGGCTTCGGCGGCATCGCCGCGGAGGTCGCGCGCATTGCGTCCGGCAGCGGCATGAAGGTGATTGCCTGGAATCGCTCGCCGAAGAGCTATCCCGGCGTGGAATTCACCGACCTCAACACGGTACTGGCGACAAGCGACGTGGTGTCGCTGCATCTGCTGCTCAACGACGAAACCCGCGGCATGATCACGCGCGAACAGATTGCGAAGATGAAGCCCGGCGTCATCCTCATCAACACCGCGCGCGCCGCGGTCGTCGATGAGCAGGCGATGATCGACGCGCTGAAATCAGGCCACATCCGCCATGCCGGCCTCGACGTCTTCAACATCGAGCCGCTGCCCGGCGATCACCCGCTGACGAAGCTGCCGAACGTGACGCTGTCGGCGCATTCTGCTTTCCGCACGCCGGAGGCGAGCGAAAATCTGATTGAAGCGGCGTGGGAGCACTGCCGGCGGATTGTAAAAGGATAA
- a CDS encoding malate/lactate/ureidoglycolate dehydrogenase has translation MAEYRNIKAQPLTNVIRAIAKAGGSTDREADLVSTNLVEANLKGHDSHGVGMIPRYAEAVVEGGLAVNQHVKIVMDTGPLLTLDGLTGYGQVMGHEAMELGAERAKRNGVCVVGLSNSHHIGRIGHWAEQCIDHGLVSIHFVNVISRPIVAPWGGSDARHGTNPFCVGIPRAGKEPIVLDFATSKIAQGKTRVAYNKGVELEPGTIIDNEGRPTNNPRYTVIAPHGAILPFGEHKGSGLALVCELLGGALSGGEVAKGPADGKRRVLNGMLSIIIDPAKLGTGENLAREVESFVAWHTGSPPAPGVDKVKIAGEPERETKKKRLAEGIPVDPTTWQEILEAGKRFGLDQAAIEKIVG, from the coding sequence ATGGCCGAGTATCGCAACATCAAGGCACAGCCGCTCACCAACGTCATTCGCGCGATCGCCAAGGCGGGCGGATCCACGGACCGTGAAGCCGATCTCGTTTCCACCAATCTCGTCGAGGCGAACCTGAAGGGCCACGACTCGCACGGCGTCGGCATGATCCCGCGCTATGCCGAAGCGGTTGTCGAGGGCGGCCTCGCCGTGAACCAGCACGTCAAGATCGTGATGGACACGGGCCCCCTGCTCACGCTCGACGGCCTCACCGGCTACGGCCAAGTGATGGGCCACGAGGCGATGGAGCTGGGTGCCGAGCGTGCCAAGCGCAACGGCGTCTGCGTCGTCGGCCTCTCCAACTCGCACCACATCGGCCGCATCGGCCACTGGGCGGAGCAGTGCATCGACCACGGGCTGGTGTCGATCCACTTCGTCAACGTGATCTCGCGGCCGATCGTCGCGCCCTGGGGCGGCAGCGATGCGCGCCACGGCACCAACCCGTTCTGCGTCGGCATCCCGCGCGCCGGCAAGGAGCCGATCGTGCTTGACTTCGCCACCAGCAAGATCGCGCAGGGCAAGACGCGCGTGGCGTACAACAAGGGCGTCGAGCTGGAACCCGGCACCATCATCGACAACGAGGGACGGCCCACCAACAATCCACGCTACACCGTGATCGCCCCGCACGGCGCTATCCTGCCGTTCGGCGAGCACAAGGGTTCTGGACTGGCGCTGGTGTGCGAACTGCTGGGCGGCGCGCTCTCCGGCGGGGAGGTCGCCAAAGGCCCGGCCGACGGCAAGCGCCGGGTTCTCAACGGCATGCTCTCGATCATCATCGACCCCGCTAAACTGGGCACGGGCGAAAACCTGGCGCGCGAAGTCGAGAGCTTCGTCGCCTGGCACACCGGCTCGCCTCCGGCGCCCGGCGTCGACAAGGTGAAGATCGCCGGCGAGCCGGAGCGCGAGACGAAGAAGAAGCGCTTGGCTGAGGGTATTCCGGTCGATCCGACCACCTGGCAGGAGATTTTGGAGGCCGGGAAGAGGTTTGGGTTGGATCAGGCGGCGATCGAGAAGATCGTGGGGTGA
- a CDS encoding DUF4231 domain-containing protein has product MTATPDDQPNSGYQRLEQQIRWYDGKSVNAQRWFKNIKLCEFVLSGLVPITALLADARITALIGAGAVVLEGLQQLNQWQHNWITYRSTCEALRHEKYSYLARSGSYDGMDDARAMKALVERVEALVSTEHAKWITRQEYDPAKVKPNESAA; this is encoded by the coding sequence ATGACAGCAACTCCCGATGACCAACCGAACTCTGGCTACCAGCGTCTGGAACAGCAAATTCGGTGGTACGATGGAAAGTCGGTAAACGCGCAGCGCTGGTTTAAGAACATCAAACTGTGCGAGTTTGTGCTTAGCGGGCTTGTCCCGATTACCGCCCTTCTAGCAGATGCCAGGATCACCGCGTTGATAGGTGCTGGTGCAGTTGTTCTAGAGGGCCTGCAGCAACTCAACCAATGGCAACACAACTGGATCACGTATCGCTCGACATGCGAAGCGTTACGCCATGAAAAATACTCTTATCTAGCAAGATCGGGATCGTATGACGGGATGGACGACGCACGAGCGATGAAGGCGCTGGTCGAAAGGGTCGAGGCACTCGTCTCTACCGAACACGCAAAATGGATTACCCGGCAGGAGTATGACCCTGCAAAAGTGAAACCGAACGAGAGCGCGGCTTAA
- a CDS encoding TIR domain-containing protein — protein MKRVFLSFRHEDKAQVNGLRLLAANDRFDIEFYDESVRTAIDSEDSRYIKSKIRERIARTSVTVCMVSDLTHTSRWVDWELEESFGKGNKLIFMGLAGGPSTLTLPALARQLSLPWYLWDHNRLANLINAK, from the coding sequence ATGAAAAGGGTTTTTCTCAGTTTTAGGCACGAGGACAAAGCTCAGGTGAACGGGCTTCGCCTGCTGGCAGCAAACGACAGGTTCGATATTGAGTTCTACGACGAGTCTGTGCGAACGGCTATCGACAGCGAGGATTCAAGATATATCAAGTCAAAGATTAGAGAGAGGATTGCGCGCACGTCGGTGACCGTGTGCATGGTCAGCGATCTCACTCATACCAGTAGATGGGTTGATTGGGAACTTGAGGAGAGTTTCGGAAAGGGCAACAAGCTCATCTTCATGGGATTAGCCGGCGGACCGAGTACGTTGACGCTGCCCGCGCTCGCACGGCAATTGAGCTTGCCGTGGTATCTCTGGGACCACAATCGTCTCGCCAATTTGATCAACGCAAAATGA
- a CDS encoding diguanylate cyclase, producing MAIVVLSGWREWSSRLTELKSAETDMANLARSLTQQADDTFELTDTVLNVLVGQLELEGTGPAAIAKIQTFLTRRKAANRIRGVFVYDETGRWLATSEPVNFAGLSNSDREYFQHHRASTDRGTFIGHPVKSRPGGQWIITASRRFNHPDGSFAGVALTTIDVDYFLQFYGRFDVGQNGSIALASADGIVLARSPDNGYTGRDLSNAPLFKHLREWPATGSYYFKSPLDGVQRLSFYQLSSRYPVIVVATESQDDVLAPWRKAAVTRIAVVLGLAGGLAVAGLLLVRQLHQRQRMSAALLAKEADFRLLAEHSGDMVMRIGVDGRILYASPSSTRILGWAPNQLVDTSALAGIDAVDLPRVQQTISALRNGEAEEARIIYRTRHREKGEIWIETALRVTRSPESGDINGVVAISRDMTEHKDLQDKLAALAISDGLTALANRRHFDERLEEEWDRARREGAPLSLLLMDADHFKRFNDQYGHQAGDACLRSIARVLVEQARRPADVAARYGGEEFALLLPNTDARGCEQVGERVQQAIQELGILHTLNPPSRQVTLSIGGATQMAAADKADCASLIGAADRALYAAKEGGRNRLVMSGQVVAWPGSIRA from the coding sequence ATGGCGATTGTCGTACTCAGCGGTTGGCGGGAGTGGTCCTCGCGACTAACGGAGCTGAAGAGCGCCGAAACGGACATGGCCAATCTGGCCCGATCGCTGACGCAACAAGCGGACGATACGTTCGAACTCACGGACACCGTTCTCAACGTGCTGGTCGGCCAACTCGAACTGGAGGGAACCGGCCCCGCGGCGATCGCCAAGATTCAGACTTTTCTTACTCGCCGCAAAGCCGCGAACCGGATCCGCGGCGTATTCGTCTATGACGAAACCGGCCGCTGGCTCGCGACCAGCGAGCCTGTGAATTTCGCCGGTCTCAGCAACAGCGACCGCGAATATTTCCAGCATCATCGTGCCTCGACTGATCGGGGAACTTTTATTGGCCATCCGGTGAAGAGTAGACCGGGCGGGCAATGGATCATCACCGCGTCAAGGCGTTTCAATCATCCTGACGGCAGCTTTGCCGGGGTCGCCCTTACGACGATCGATGTTGACTATTTTTTACAATTTTATGGCCGGTTCGACGTGGGCCAGAACGGTTCAATCGCTCTAGCGAGTGCAGACGGCATTGTCCTCGCACGTAGTCCGGATAACGGCTATACAGGCCGTGACCTGTCTAATGCGCCGCTTTTCAAGCATCTCCGTGAGTGGCCAGCTACAGGCTCCTATTATTTCAAATCGCCTCTCGACGGCGTTCAGCGTCTGAGCTTTTATCAACTGAGCAGTCGCTACCCCGTCATCGTGGTTGCCACAGAATCGCAAGACGACGTCTTGGCGCCCTGGCGTAAAGCCGCGGTGACACGCATAGCTGTGGTGCTGGGTCTGGCAGGGGGGCTTGCTGTTGCGGGTCTCTTGCTGGTGCGTCAGTTGCACCAACGGCAAAGGATGTCGGCTGCCCTGCTCGCCAAGGAAGCGGATTTTCGCCTCCTCGCGGAGCACTCGGGAGACATGGTCATGCGCATAGGGGTTGATGGACGAATCCTTTATGCGTCGCCATCCAGTACACGAATTCTTGGCTGGGCTCCGAACCAATTGGTGGATACGTCGGCTCTCGCCGGCATAGATGCCGTGGACCTGCCACGGGTTCAGCAAACGATCTCCGCGTTGAGGAACGGCGAAGCCGAAGAGGCGAGGATCATCTATCGCACTCGTCATCGCGAGAAGGGAGAGATCTGGATCGAAACCGCGCTGCGCGTTACCAGGAGTCCGGAAAGTGGTGACATAAACGGCGTGGTGGCAATCTCGCGCGACATGACCGAACATAAGGATCTGCAGGATAAGCTGGCGGCTCTCGCCATTTCGGATGGCCTGACGGCGTTGGCGAACCGCAGACATTTCGACGAGCGGCTAGAGGAGGAATGGGACCGGGCGAGGCGCGAGGGAGCGCCGTTGTCGCTGTTGCTGATGGACGCCGATCATTTCAAGAGATTCAATGACCAATATGGGCATCAGGCAGGCGATGCGTGCCTTCGTTCAATCGCCAGAGTTTTAGTGGAGCAGGCCAGACGACCCGCTGATGTGGCGGCTCGGTATGGTGGAGAGGAATTCGCCTTGCTGTTACCGAACACCGATGCAAGGGGTTGCGAGCAGGTCGGCGAACGAGTCCAGCAAGCGATTCAGGAACTCGGCATCCTGCACACGCTCAACCCGCCATCCAGGCAGGTCACCCTGAGTATCGGCGGCGCGACACAAATGGCGGCCGCCGATAAGGCGGATTGCGCGTCGTTGATAGGGGCTGCGGATAGGGCGCTCTACGCCGCCAAAGAGGGTGGACGCAACCGGCTTGTTATGTCAGGGCAAGTGGTCGCTTGGCCCGGCTCGATACGGGCGTGA
- a CDS encoding glycosyltransferase family 2 protein, with the protein MQAMTLPLSQLFAPMLGIFAAMYLLAPTFPVARLWARVAVFIAVWLVVARYLEWRIFTTVLPASGTWYQVGWIWFCLFVELLTFTDQFILYLTFLRRTDRRNEADQHERRLRGQPDDALPSVDVFIPTYDEPLEVLEKTVTGALCLDYPNFQVWVLDDGRRPWLKELCEHKGAGYLTRADHANAKAGNINHALTKTNGEFFAIFDADFVPQHNFLMRTIGFFADPKIGIVQTPHTFYNEDPMQANLGLHRGLPDEQRFFFDSIMPARDGWDGAFCCGSNSVTRRAALRVVGDALPTQSITEDILLTLVLLRKGYITRYLHEPLAIGLAPESLGAFFVQRQRWARGAIQTLYLAAGPLGPGLGLMHRLLFFPTHWLSLGLRALMVVVVPIVFMWTGLAPVVDVTPESVFYYLFPAILALNGGISWFAPHMHFPLAAQVSATIQSFKILPTVLGTLVKPKGHAFRVTPKGAAARCASYAAEIFWPSATLMALTVVGLVVNTIPEWRVIDHPAALPMVAFWSVVNIVVLFFVCMTSLQARMPRTEERVVIDEPILIRTETGERLSGRVKDVSLSGAGILLDCGVNSLCRGALLHVHVAQVGWIDATVMQQRGQLVGVQFNLPPSIERDLLIRKLFTGAFLRKNNAVAYSVNRAMLKNIWLMHTPLPILITGGAKPVSPAERLPAESLVIRPRPPTDDLVHLAGVRSVHPTTFTEPGFTGPRFGRVAGTVLSRPSS; encoded by the coding sequence ATGCAGGCCATGACTCTGCCTCTCTCTCAACTGTTCGCGCCGATGCTGGGCATCTTTGCGGCGATGTACCTGTTGGCGCCGACCTTTCCAGTCGCGCGCCTTTGGGCGCGCGTCGCGGTCTTTATCGCGGTTTGGCTTGTGGTCGCCCGCTATCTCGAATGGCGTATTTTCACCACCGTGCTGCCGGCAAGCGGGACCTGGTATCAGGTCGGCTGGATCTGGTTCTGTCTCTTCGTCGAGCTTCTGACCTTCACAGATCAGTTCATTCTCTATCTGACGTTCCTTCGCAGAACCGATCGCCGCAACGAAGCCGATCAGCACGAACGTCGGCTTCGTGGTCAGCCGGACGATGCGCTGCCCTCGGTCGATGTCTTTATTCCCACCTACGACGAGCCACTCGAGGTGCTGGAAAAGACCGTCACGGGTGCACTGTGCCTGGACTATCCTAACTTCCAGGTCTGGGTTTTGGATGATGGTCGCAGGCCTTGGCTCAAGGAACTCTGCGAGCACAAGGGTGCAGGCTACCTCACGCGCGCTGACCACGCGAATGCCAAGGCCGGCAATATCAATCACGCCCTCACGAAGACAAATGGCGAGTTCTTCGCGATCTTCGATGCGGATTTCGTGCCGCAGCACAATTTCCTGATGCGCACAATCGGCTTCTTTGCCGATCCAAAGATCGGGATCGTTCAGACCCCTCATACCTTCTACAATGAGGACCCGATGCAGGCGAATCTCGGCCTGCACAGGGGACTGCCGGACGAGCAGCGCTTCTTCTTCGATTCCATCATGCCCGCGCGCGATGGCTGGGATGGTGCCTTTTGTTGTGGTTCCAACTCGGTCACTCGTCGTGCAGCACTTCGCGTGGTTGGGGATGCCTTGCCAACCCAGTCCATTACCGAAGACATCCTGCTGACGCTGGTCCTGCTACGCAAAGGGTACATCACCCGTTATCTTCACGAGCCCCTGGCAATTGGATTGGCGCCAGAAAGCCTTGGCGCGTTTTTCGTGCAACGCCAACGCTGGGCGCGTGGCGCGATCCAGACTCTGTATCTCGCCGCCGGCCCGCTCGGCCCCGGACTGGGCTTGATGCATCGGCTCCTGTTCTTTCCGACCCATTGGCTCTCATTGGGCTTGCGGGCGCTCATGGTCGTAGTGGTTCCGATCGTGTTCATGTGGACTGGGCTAGCGCCTGTCGTCGACGTCACCCCTGAGTCGGTCTTCTATTACTTGTTCCCCGCGATCCTGGCGCTCAACGGCGGCATCTCCTGGTTTGCGCCGCACATGCACTTTCCGCTCGCCGCTCAGGTGTCGGCGACGATCCAGAGCTTCAAAATTCTGCCGACGGTGCTCGGGACTCTCGTTAAGCCGAAGGGACATGCGTTTAGGGTGACGCCCAAGGGGGCTGCCGCGCGGTGCGCAAGCTACGCCGCGGAGATATTCTGGCCGTCGGCGACGCTGATGGCGTTGACGGTTGTCGGTCTGGTCGTGAACACGATCCCGGAATGGCGGGTGATCGATCATCCGGCCGCATTGCCAATGGTCGCCTTCTGGTCTGTGGTGAACATTGTGGTGCTCTTTTTCGTTTGCATGACCTCGCTCCAGGCGCGCATGCCTCGTACCGAGGAACGCGTCGTGATCGACGAGCCGATCTTGATCAGGACCGAGACCGGGGAGCGGCTGTCCGGTCGGGTCAAGGACGTATCTCTCTCCGGCGCTGGCATACTTCTCGATTGCGGTGTCAACTCTCTTTGCCGTGGAGCATTGCTGCACGTCCATGTCGCGCAAGTAGGCTGGATCGACGCGACCGTCATGCAACAAAGGGGGCAACTCGTCGGGGTGCAGTTCAACTTGCCGCCGTCGATCGAGCGAGACCTACTGATCCGGAAGCTGTTTACCGGTGCCTTTCTGAGGAAGAACAATGCTGTCGCCTATTCGGTGAACAGGGCGATGCTTAAGAACATCTGGCTCATGCACACCCCGTTGCCGATCTTGATCACAGGCGGCGCGAAACCCGTGTCGCCGGCCGAGCGTTTACCGGCGGAGAGCCTGGTCATTCGACCCCGACCGCCGACCGACGATTTGGTACACCTTGCCGGAGTTCGAAGCGTGCATCCGACAACTTTCACCGAACCTGGGTTCACCGGACCTAGGTTTGGCCGAGTGGCCGGCACGGTGCTCTCTAGGCCATCAAGCTGA